In Ignavibacteria bacterium, the sequence CATTACTGCCAAGGAATACATTTTCATTTATTTTGCAGTTAGGCTTAATGCGAACGCCGTCACAAACAACATCATTTGTTACCCTTGAGTTTTCTTCTACCGAAGCATTGTTCCAGAGAATAGAATCTTTTACTACGGCACCGGGGGCAAGATAGCACTTTGCACCAATAACCGAGTTTATTACTTTTGCATTACGTGAAATTTTAGTACCTGCGGCGATAATACTGCCGTTTTTAACCATACCTTTTGCCAAAGGAAGATTAATTTTACCTTTCAGCGCTTCGAGGTTTGTTTTGATATAGTCATCAAGCGAGCCGACATCACGCCAGTACCCTGTCAGTGTTGCGCCATAAAGCGGCATTTTATGCTTCAGCAGGTAAGGAAAAAGGTCTTTTGAAAAATCACAGTCAGCTTTATTGCCTCGGGCTTTGGGAACAAGTCCCAGTGTTTCTTTTTCAAGTACGTATATTCCGGTGTTGATGGTATCACTGAATACTTCTGACCAAGAGGGTTTTTCAAAAAACTTGGTAATTTTACCGTCTTTATCTGTGAGGACAATACCAAACTGAAGCGGATTTTTCGCGCGGGTCAATACAAGTGTTGAAACTGATTTTCTGTTCTCATGGAATTTTACTGCCTGAGAGAGATCGAAATCAGTAACAACATCTCCGCTTATTATAATGAACCTGTCGTTGATAAGTTCATAGCCGCAGTATACCGCTCCGGCAGTACCGTAATCTGCATCCGGCTTTACATACTGTATCTTAACGCCGAACTTTTTGCCGTCTTTAAAATAATCCCGGATAATTTCAGCCTGGTGGTAGAGGATCATAATAATATCTGTGATCTCATGCTTTTTTAAGAGTTCAATAATATGCTCAATGATAGGCTTATTTAAAAGCGGAGTCATTGGTTTTGGAATATTTGCCGTAAGCGGTCTTAGCCTTGTGCCGAAGCCGCCTGCCATCACAACTGCCTGCATATAGTTTTTTCCTTTAGCTTAAATTTTTAGCACTGACACAGTCAGCGCACTCCAACGAAAAACAAAAGCAACGAACAATGAAAAGCAAACAAAAAACAAGGTTTTCAGTTTACACATTTCACGTTTGACGTTTCACGTTAAGACTTACTTATTTTCTTTCTTCTTATCAAAATCGAAATTCACATCAGGGGCTTTATCGGTGCCCGGGGCTGACTTGAAGTACTGTTTTTCCTTAAAGCCCATAATTTTTGCGGTGATCAGGGTTGGGAACCTGCGGACTGAAGTATTATACTCCTGCACAGCTTCGTTGAATTTTTTGCGCTCTACCGAAATTCGGTTTTCTGTTCCTTCAAGCTGAGACTGCAGCTGGAGGAAATTTTCATTTGCTTTAAGCTGCGGGTAATTTTCGGCAACCACAAGCAGGCGCGAAAGCGCACCTGAGAGCTTATCCTGTGCATCAGAGAACTGTTTGAATTTCTCTTCATCAGAAAGGTCATCGGTTGAAAGCTTTATCTGTCCTACTCTTGAACGAAGCTCTGTAACTTCCGTTAAAACGCCTTTTTCAAAATCAGCATAACCCTGAACAGTTTTAACTAAATTCGGGATAAGATCAGCCCTGCGCTGGTATTGGTTTTCTACCTGAGCCCAGGCCTGGTTTACTTTTTCATCCTGTTCAACAAGCGAGTTATAACCGCATCCTGAAAACGATGCAATTATGATTAAAAATAAAGATAAATTGAAAATATATTTAATTTTGGGCATAATTTTAGTATAATTTTAGGGAAAATTACGAAAGATAGTAATTAAATACAATTTGAAAAAATTTGCGGGAAAATGAGGTAACACAATAATTTATCCGCTAAAAGATTTGCGGATATTTATCTTTGGGCAGATTTCAGTTTAAATTTACTTTACAAACGAAATAGTTGGACGGTAATATTCTTTACTTTGAAGGTTTACATAATAAACCGAGGCAAAGAAGATCAACAGGAATAGTATTACCTTAATTATTTCGAATTTAAAGAATTTAATGAATCTGAAGATCGCAGAGCCGGTAATAAAATTTTGAGGGGCTTTTAAAGCTGCTGTTATGTTATGCATTGATATAAAATATAAAATATTTTTTACACTTTCAAATACAAATTTTGTTAAAATTAATAAGTAAAATATTATGATTATGTTAAGATGCCGTTATAAATGCCGCTTTAATGTTAGAACATGTTTACCGGTCTTAGTGACAGTTCCTTATAAATTCGGGGAGTTTTTTAATTCGGTAATTTTTCTGATAAGCCAACCCTTGCTGTTTAAATACTTTTGTTTTTCTACATCTTTTAATAGAACTATCAGCTCATTTGCCGGCTTGTTTCCGGTTCTGAATCGCGTGATAGCCCTTAGATATTTTATATAGTTTTCATGCCTCTTTAAAAGGAGCGTATTCATTATATCTGAGTTATTGACCATATGAAGGTATGTATCAAGCAGAGAAAACAACGGTTCTATTGAGTTTGTTTCATAGTAGATTTTGGATTGAATATTCTTCATTTCAATTTTATAAATAAATTGATCCGTTTTAACCAGGCTAATATGGTCAAGGGCTTTATCAAAATTTTTATTAGTAAATTCCACCTTTGCCATTCCGTAATTAAATAAAGTTTCTTTGTATTTGGGTTCAAGTTCTTCTAAATACTCATTTATGAAATTTCTTATCCACTCGGTCTCTTTGATACTGATTCCAACAGAAATAACATTCCTGAAAAACCTTCTGGGCATGAATTTTAATTCACCGCCTGTGAAATAATACAGTTTCTCTTTTAAAACGATTTTATAGATCTCAAAACTTTCCCTGAGCCATTTTGTATCTCCTCCCAATGTTTTAGCAATGCAGATACCAAGTAAGTTTATATAACACCTGTTTTTTAGATCTTTATCAAGTTTATCATAGTTTTCTGTAACTAAAGCCCTGGCTTTAAAATAATAGCTGTCGTTTTCGGGATGTTTGTTTGCCAGCAGCAGGAAATAGTATATTTTCAGCAATACAGTATTATCGGGGCTGTCTCTTTCAAGTACGGATATCATTTTTTCAAAAGGGGTAATTTTTAAAATGCTGCCAAAGCTGCTTTTAGTATATTTTTCGTTAGAAAAATTTACAGTGCTCAGCAATTGATTTTCTGCCTGTATAAGCATATGAAGATAGTACCTTACGAGGAACAAATTACTTTTGTTTATTGCTGAATACAGCCTTGACCGCTCATCATTGATAAAATAGTGATCGTAGATTTCTTCGTAAAAAGAATATTTTTTAAAGTAATCCATGAAACCGATTTTATCTTTATCAAAAGAAGAAAGAACTTTATTTATTAAAAGATCAGCTTCATTTTTTAAACCTTTAAGGCTTAACTCTCTTGTCAGTATTGTTTGTTTTCTGTGTAAATCTTTTTTTAGGTCTCTGTGAACCAAATAATCTTCAGCCAACGAATATAAGCCGGAAAGCATAGTGTTAATTACTGTTTCTTTAAAAGTTTTTCCGGGAAAAATCTTTTTATAAAGGTTTTCTTTTATAAGATTTTGCGATTTATACTCGGGTGAGAATTTTTTTAATGCTTTTATTAACGGAATATAATTTCGGCTTTTATTAAAGTAAGGTGATGCCGCAAATTTCTCAAAACCTTTCCACTCTTCCTTAGAAAAAGTTTTAAGTAACCTGAATATCTTGTTTTCTTTCAAAAATCCTGTTTAAAATATTTGTTATAAAATAACGAAACCGGGCAAAAAACGCAATATATTTGGAATTTCTTTCTCAAAATTTGTTTAAAAATGAACAAATATTTCTTTGCTGTGCACATACACGATGCACTATCTTCGCAGTGTTGCACAATTGTGTGCACTAAAATAAAACTTCAAAATGCAGGAAGAAAATTTCGAAATTAAAAAGACTGAACTTAGGACAGCAAGAGGATACAGGCTTAAGCTTTCAACTCACCAAATGATAAAAAGTCTGCAGGAATTAACCGGCAGCGATGCTGATACGGTACTTACAGAATCAGTACTCCTTATGTATAAAAAGGTTATAGCAGAAAAAGAAAGTAAAACAAAAATAAACATAATCTCATAAGGAGGAAATATGAGAAATTTTGTAAAGAAACATAAAATATTAATTTCAGGGATACCGATTTTAACCGGTATTATAACGGCTGTATTAATTCTGCTCTCACATGATAAGGAAGTAAAATTCAAAACGTACGATGCTGAAGGAAATGAGATAGAAATTACAGAAGAACAGCACCGTAACAGAATAAAAAAGCAAAAATCGAGTGAAGTTAAAGGTAAAATGGTTCATCTTGCTCCTGGATACGAAGAGTTTATGAAGAGCTACACCCAGGAAAAAATGATTCAGAAAATGAATGAACATTTGAACATGCCTTCAGAAAACGATCCCGGTGATATGCCTGTAAACAACTGGATCTTTAAAGGACCTTACTCGGCTGATTCCAGAACATGGCCGGGAATGAAAATTTGCGGGAGGATCAGGGATCTTGAAATTGAAGGTGTGCCAAGCCTTAGGGCAGCAAGCGCTACCGGAGGTTTATTCAGCAGTGTTCTGATCTTTCCTTACCCGGTAAGCGATAATATCACAACATTAAGTATAGGCGCTTTTGCTACAAATCCGTCTGATTCTGCTATAATACTGCTTGGAACCGGCGAGCCGGAGTATTATCCCGGAAACGGTATGTGGAGAACGACCAATGGAGGCC encodes:
- a CDS encoding LemA family protein, translating into MPKIKYIFNLSLFLIIIASFSGCGYNSLVEQDEKVNQAWAQVENQYQRRADLIPNLVKTVQGYADFEKGVLTEVTELRSRVGQIKLSTDDLSDEEKFKQFSDAQDKLSGALSRLLVVAENYPQLKANENFLQLQSQLEGTENRISVERKKFNEAVQEYNTSVRRFPTLITAKIMGFKEKQYFKSAPGTDKAPDVNFDFDKKKENK